The nucleotide sequence AGCCGAAGAAGCGAGCGGCGAAGGCAGCTCCGGAAGAGGAGGTGAAGCcgaggaagaagaagcaaCAGGAGTCGCTGAACGCCTCGCTAAAGGCGAGATCGCAGCTGCGCACGAACGACGGCAAGTTCGCGCGTAAGAACCTGGTCTCGCTCGACGCAAAGTCCAGGCGCTCGATCAACGACCCCGTACGGCTACTCACGCGCTCCAAACTCCGCGCCGCGGCCAAGCTAGCCTGGAAGGAGCATACCAAGATCTCGCGACGCATCACGCGGTTACGTTCACTCGACGCAGTCGAGAAATCCGTTGACAAGGAGGACGTGGAACCGGAGGCTGTCAAGTCGGCCAAGGTAACGTCGAGAACCGCGTCGATTGAGGAGAAACCCGTGGAACAGCTGCCTGTATATTGCGGCAGAGGCAGGAGACCAAAGAAACTAGTGGAGGCGACGAGGCTCGCGGCTGAAGCGGCAGCGGCTAATGATACCGAGACATCAAGCGAGCCCAAGACCAGGAGGTCATCGATTGTCGCTGCACAGCAAAAGACTAGAAGATCGACTGCCTCGTTAGACGTCTCCTCGTCGGATTTGTCAAAGAAGAGTTCGAAAGCTTCGCCTGCGCCAACGCCGTCGCCCGAAGACAAGCTTGGATCCACCACGCGTAGCAACTCCAGAGCCAAGAGAGATGTCAAGGAGAAAAGCGAACCAGCTGCCGAAAGCGCGAACAAGAAAACGGCCAAAGAGGTGAGCGACAAGAAGACACCGAAACGAGTGGATAAGAAGGCCTCGCCCACGAGCGAAAGATCTGATGATTTGGAATTACCGATGGAAGCACCTTCGTCCGTGAAAAAGGAGAAGGTGGGAGTTGTGAGGAAGTCGCCTAGAAACAAGGACTCGGACGTGAAGGAGTCCGCGGAGGAGACGGCAACAAAATTGGAAGATAAAGTTGAGGAATCGTCACAGACGGAACCTGTTAAAGACAGTGAAAAGAAGGATGTCGCCGTTACCGCTACTCTCGAACCAAAGGAAACAGATGATAAGGTCgaaaaagaggaggaagaCAAGGACAAAGGAGATGCGAGCGAGTCTGCTGTGAAGAAGGCCGTGCACGGCAAGCGACGTGGCAGAGTTAAGCGCGTCGTTGAGAAAGTTGAAGAGCAGCTGCAAGCTCCCGAGACAGCCGTGGCCGTCGAGGAAACTGTCAAAGCCGAGGAAGCCGAACCACCCAAAGACACGAGCGAAACGGAAGAACCAAATCCCACACCCGCAGAAATAAGCGCCGGCGATGATTCTTGTTCGaagagcagcagtagcagcaactTGCAAAATCTGAGTCTCGAACACCTTCAACAAGAGTCCTCCAACTCGAACATGGACAGCGGCAAAGAGAATTCGTCCGAGACGATAATTAACATGTCGAAACTGAAGGTCGTTCGACCGAAGAAAACGAGAGGTTTGCGCAGGGACAATAAAGCTGTGAGCACCAAACGCTCGCTAAACAGCGTCATCGGCATCCTTACCGAGGGAGTCAACGTGCCGGTCGAGTCGTCGCAGGATGCAACTGTGGTGCTGACGGTGCAGACGACGGTGGATGCAGACGTCAACAGCAACCCGGAGAACGCTTGCCAGAACAGCGAGCAACCTTCTGTTGAGAGCAGCTGTTCCAGTGCCGAAGAGAGTAACAATATATCCGCGGAAGTTTGTGATACGAGTGCCAGTGATAGTGCGAGTGCGCCTTTGTCCGTAGAATTAGAAAAAACGAGCGAGGAAAAAGTGAAAGAAGTGCCGGAAGAAACAAAAACTGAGAAACAGGACGTTCCAAAAGTTAGCGAAGAAAGTGAGAAGATTACCGCGACGCCGATCCCCGAGAAGAAGAACGACATCGAAGTGAAACCAAGCGTGGCCGTCACCGTTGTCGAGCAGCCTGCGAACGATATCATTTTGGATTTGTCGAGAAGAAAACCCAAAGGGAAGGGATCGTTTTTAGAAAAGATCGTCTCGAAGATAGCCAAAAAGAAGGATGTCTCGCTCGAGGGTGAGAGTAGTTGTCACTTAGACATTGCACACGTTTCGGTAGAATGTCAAAAGAATTTGGAGAACGttgagaaaaagaaaattcaagaAGCTAATAGTACAAAAGTAACGGaggaaattaaaattgaaagtttgTTAAATAGGGACACGAGTGTGAAATTGAGCAAAAGTGCAAcggtaaatattgtaaataatactgAAAGTACCGTATTACCCGAGAATAATGTAGTAGTTGATAGTGCATTGCCGAAGGAAGATAAGGTAGAAGATTCTAATGTTACCGAACTAACGCTTGTTAAACCTGTAGAAATTCAAGAGGAAGTTAACAAACCTGAAAGTAAAGTAGAGGAGAAAAGTAGCGAACTTCTAAATGGTGCGATCGAAAATATGGATTCTGATAAATCCGTAGAGTCAGAATCCAAAGTAGCTGTCgtagaagagaaagaaatggAGGCCAAGCCGGGCAGGAAGCAGAAGTCGAAGAAACGATCCTTCGAGAGTAATTCGCctaagaaaaataagaagaagtCTGTGGAAAGCGAAAATgcggacgacgacgacgacgacgataacAAGGAGGAAATCTGCCTGGCGGATATCATGAAGCTCATCGACAGGCCAAAGTCGAGCGAAGCGCAGAGCGATGCCAGGGCTGAAGTTGTACAGGGGAGCGTAAAGCCGGGAAAGAGGAAAAGTCCCGACGACGAGGCGGAATTGAATTCTGTGAGCACGAGTATTGAAGACTCGGCTGCGTCGATCAAATGTACAAAAGATAACGAATTAACGAAAAAGTCGAGGCGCAAGAGCAGtcagaagaaaaataagagTGAAATTTCTAAATTAGCGGACGAAAGTCGTGCGGACAAAGAAGTGAACGATAAAAATGATTCTAACgtaattttagaaaaagaaaacatagAAATAAAAGTGACGAGTGATAGTAATGAAGGCGTTATGGAACAAATAAGTGCGATTACTTTAGGACCAATGGCAGAAgtagaaaaaactaaaattgaTGAATCTATAAAGCCGGATATTGAAATCGAAAAAGATGAACCATTAGTAACAAAACCGATCTCAGAAGTAGAAACGCCTGAGCAAACAGAAGAAAATATGGGCACTGATAACGTAACAGAACAAATTTCGGTGTCAGATGATACCGGAGCTCGAGAGAAACCTACCAGACGAAAGAAGAAAGGATCCAAGAAAAATTCCATAATTCAGAAACCAGAACTGACCGAAAAGTCTCCAGTCGCAGCTGACGATGAATCGTTCAAAATTCCCGAATCGACCGAAATCGCCAAACCCTCGAAGAAACGTAGCTCTAAAAGGAAATCAAATGCCAAAACGATCTCCAACGATCAAGATTTGGAAAAGGACGAAGACGAAACCACCGACAAACTGGATGACAAATCAGACTTGAGCAATGATAATTTCGACCAATATTCGTCAATGTCGGAATCGGAAGATCGATCCACTCCTAAACGCATTTCGAGGCGAAGCACCCGCAGCAACAAAACACTCGAAATCGAAGATGCGTTCGGCAGTGTCAAAGAATCAGACGAGTCCGATGTGTCCTCTGTCAACGAAATGGATTCTTCAAGACCAAGGCGTTCACAACGCAAAGCTGCTATGGTCGACAGCAGCCGCGACGTTTCAGTAAGTTCTGTCGATGAAAATAACTCATCATCGGAAAGCAAGCCCGAGAAGAAGCGAAATTCAAGTAGGAAAGCTAAAAAGAACGTTTCTCTTGTTGACGAGCATCTCGAATTATTCAGTGATAATGAAGTTTTCGCTGAACCCGTAAGTCAGGAGATTGACAAATCAGTGACCGAagaaattgttgaaaataatgccGATAAGAGTTTGGACGAAGTAGAAAAACAACCATCTGTGGAAATCGAGACGGCTGAAAATATTGAAGTAGAAGAGGAATCTGCAGTAATGCACAAAGATGAACAAAAGGTTGAAGAGACATTGGATGCCAATAAAAAAGATGATGCTGCAGAAACACTACCAATGCCAATAACGGACAAAGTCGAAAATGCAGAATTACAATTAAGCTCGGTCGACGAAACTCTCGATCTCGCGGATAAACAATTATCCATGAATCAAGAAGTTTCTGCCTTGGAGCTCGATGAATCTGGGAATCCTGATCTACAGACGCCGAAAAAGCGATTGGCCGGCAATTTCGCGATCGTCACCAAGTCCGGTAAAATTCTCATCgttgaaaagaagaaaaagcttACAAAGGAAGCTGCGAAGTTCTTCTGCGACGTATGCGCAACAAGCTTCACGCGCAAGAGCAGTCTCAAAAAGCACAACTTGTCACAATCTCACATTCTACAGCTTACTATGAGCAGTGATAAAGACGTATCCAAGCAAATACAGGACTTTTCTGGGCAACCCGTGAATCTTTCTAAAGATGTTGACGAAAAAATTGTggaagaggaaaaagaaaacgaaaataGGGTCATTGAAAACCAACAAGTTTATAATAGAGATTTGGAGCAGACTTCGCCAGAAAATCTTGTGATCAAAGACCGAAAACCGGCTATTGAAAAAGAGATCGTAGAGGAACCACTGAACATGAGCATCGGCAAAACTACTCCCATTATCATGGATACGATCCCGGCCAACGTTTTGCACATCCGGGAACCTCCACTTCGATCACCGGAGGAAGAGTTAGAGGACGAGATGCTCGACGAAGAAATCTGTAAAATTACAGAGAACATGAGTCACGACGAGTACGTGCTCACTGATCACGTCAGTCCTGTGACACCAGAGGCCGCATCGACGCCAGTCAAGGAAGTCGAGACGCCAGCCAAAGTACCCGCTCCGATCATCAAGGCTGctccaaaaatgaaaaaagagaagaagaagaaaaatttagCCGACGAACATCTCGATTTGGACACGCCGGTTCCAACTAAAGTTTCACAGGCTGTAGCTGAAACTCCATCGGATGCTAGCGTTCAAAACGACCCGATAGAAGATAAGAACTTTGAAGAAGATTCGATCTTAAACAAATCCGAGGAGGAGACTATCAACGAATCGTTGAACGGTATTAGCGAAGCTGAAGTTGAATCTGAACCTGTAAGCAGTAAAAAATCGAGTAGCAAGAAGGATaagaaatcaaagaaaaacCAAGCGAAAAAAGATGAAGAGAATGAAAGTAAACGAACAAATCgcagtaaaaatcaaaatatttcacAAGATGTAAATCCAAATGTTTTGGAAAGTTCGCGCCCAAAGAGAAACCAATTAAGGCCGAGCTACAAGGAGGACGATTTTGATATTATCGAACCTCTAAATGACCGCCGAGAGTCTTCAAGACCTAAGCGGGACAGAAGTAATTTAAGTCTTGTTGAAAGCGATCAGTCTGATTTCGAAAACGACGAGTCTTTGAGAAAATCAAAAGACACTTCGAAGACCAGGCGGGACAAGAGCAATGCAAGCGTCACCGAAACTGAAACGTCCGATGCCGAAAAGGACGTTTCTATGAAGAAGGGTAAAGGAAAGAAGaaccaaaacaaaaagaaaagcgCTAAATCGACCAAGGAACAGGATTCCAAAAAACTCGTCGATAAAGAAGCCGAAGGTGTTGTCGATCAAAATTCAGAGTTGAGCGCAGAAACATTAAATACAGAACTTGTGGAAACAGATGAATCGATAGTCAAAGAAAAGGTTGACGAAGAACAGGGAAACGTATCAGTCAAGACAAAGAAAGGCAAAAAGACAAAAACCACGCCTGTAGAAAATGAAAGTGCTTCCATTCAGGAATATGAAGCAAAGATGGAAGAAGAAAAGCCCATCGTTGAAGAAATACCGATAACTAATCAAAAACAAgcaaaatcgaagaaaaatcaaaacaagcGCAAGAAGAAGAACGCACAGAAAGACGAATCGATACTGGAATCTTCCAAAGACGAATTTGACCAAGCGAACTTCTCAGAAACTTCATCTGCGAAACAAGTGGGCGAAAAGAGCCACGACGAAAATTCAAAACCGAGCAATCTCCTCGAGTCTTCTTTGGAAGCCTCTGAGAACACGCTAATTAGTCAAACAGAGATAACGATTCCATCTCTGCCGATCCGATCATCAAGGTCTCATCTGGAATCTGCGTCCAAGGACAGCGACAGTAAGCAGTCGTCGATCTTCCCACATCTTGGTGGTGAGAATTTCAAATCGTTCGAGGACTCGAAAAACGACCTCACGGCGTCGATGTTGACTGGTTTTGACAGCGATGAAAATTCTCTGGACACCAACATGTCCGTGGATATACAGAAACTGCTCAATGACCCAGAGATGACAACGGAAATCACCAAGCAGCCCGATGAGGACTCTCAGGGCACCGACAACATCGAACCCGTCGACGTTCTCAACATCAAAAAACCAGAGACGCAAAAGTCCTCGACGCCCTCTCTGGTCACCGCAGAGGAGGAGACCACAGAGATTGAGGCTAAAGAAGATGTGAAGAAAActctaataaataaagcagTCAGCAAGAGATCCCAGAAAGCTTCGAAATCCGCAGAAGGCAAAAAGTCGAAGAAACGCAGCGGACATAAGTCGAGAAATGACAGCAACAAGGTAGTGAACGATGTCTCGAGCCTGAGCGAAGACAGTGAGAATGCGGAAGAAAAAGAGGACGATAGTAAGCTGCAAAAGAGTAAGAACAAAATTGTTAAAAGCGTCTTCGGTCGCGTCTTCGGTGGAGAGAAAATCGACAAAGTAAAAGAGGTCCTGGACGACTGGCAGTCCCGCTCCGAGAACAACTCGTCCGATGACAGTGAGAGCGAAAAATCGACGAGACACTCGCGATCACGGTCGAGGAAGAGTCTGCGCAACGGTGGCAGCATCAAGAAGTCGGCAGAAGCTAGCGGAAGGAGTAGGCAGAGCAAGAAGCGCGCGGAGGAGTTAATTTCCAGAGCGTTTAATGACGACTCGCCAGTACCGGGTGGCAAGATTCAAAGATCATCAAGGAGGAGTCAGGCGAAATCGATGAGTCCGTCCAACGACAAATCGGAGAGCGACGATGAGGATGATGAACAGGAGGATGAGAAGATTGAAAAACGAGCGGTATCCAGTTCGAGGAGAGGCAAAAAGAGAACCAATGCAAAGAACTTGGACTCGTCTATCGTCGAATCCAAGCAGGCCAAGTACCAGAGCAACGTGGAAGATGACGATGGGGAGGTCGTGAATAAGTCCGAGGAATCGCAGGTCTCGCAGTCGACAACCGGGCACCAGAAAGTTCAGTCTTGCGAGGTCGAGAACACCAACACCAACACAAACGAGGAGGACGAAGACGACGAGCTGAACAGCAGAATGTCTGCGGTTTACGCCAGAGACACGAGCGAAGACGAAGATAACACCCTTCGATCCTCCTCCAGCAGCGAGCATGACGTGGAGAAGCCAAGAGAGGAGTCGCGCAAGTCTcgcaagaaaaagaaaatatcgcGAAGAGTCTCCAGTGGTTTCACAAGTTCGGAGAAGGTAGTAATCAGGTCTCCGCAAGTACTGGCTCGTCACGAAACCGACGCCGACGGACCAACCGAGGTGGTGACGATCGCACCAACTGACGCCATTGAGGATAACGCGTTGGATCTAGAAATGTCTATCGTGGAGAAAATTCCGGAGAAGCCCGCGAGACAAACGACAAAGGTGCTCAATTTCGACGAGGAACTGTTCGTCGAGTGCTGTTCGAGGTTGAAGGCCACCAGCGAGAAGGAGTTCAGAGGAGCCAAGAAGATCAAGCTCGATCACTCCGGAGATCAGGCTGCCACCAGTGCTTATCATCATCAGCATCATCACAGGAAAGACGAGCAGATCGGCGGATACAAGCCGACGAAGGACAGGTGGAGAGACGTGGAGAGCCAGAACAGTCTTGGAAGCTTGCTGGAGTCGGTTAATCaggtaataaaaattagaaagcaGAATTTCTTAACATAATAGACGTAGGACTGTATTCATAGATCTATAACTGGTGACGGTTTTATAAAACAGttagaaaattattatctagATGTGTACATATCATTATTTTACGCTTTTTAGAATATTTCGCGCTACATTTTCA is from Nasonia vitripennis strain AsymCx chromosome 1, Nvit_psr_1.1, whole genome shotgun sequence and encodes:
- the LOC100679295 gene encoding microtubule-associated protein futsch isoform X3, with product MVASTHSLDDLGVSHLTSSASHLPHQSGHHHHHHHHHAAYAKSAQDKRSRLSDVINNLRKKVPPPPPPPPPEPASADQPGSSSSVERNLETLEKYVMTVLNGVIDDEAKQDSSSGSSGGSSSQELGANAPATAHQEDAQPEDARGKELAVVPASRDGDEKLEPSEAHESKLDAAVPAVLELAEKKEPEKRADDEPRETNLEADSSTSGGGQQDEAGSPRTLGAIILERLERAPKKDETEDLRTVCTELINHLLNDILQAVDTPVDKELDSGSAQQSLHCSLPLDKVASVLPNCQQSSETSSSSSAKSPTKPSSPTVRHLCLYCDRKFLSISLRQRHTERVHQASRGRRSERNSRKPGQQSCQYCVDRSPENLEGLFQHMVGSHSDKYHGCLQCSTRYLTRDALTSHIQDIHSYVTVQMEKLKEPIPTSVKELVKLSPPPVPVPQPAVKEVKEEPKQPSHEFDSTFYSSVSCNIRENLLHHLDGKIQDSGAAAPSCSAGTAPSPPSQAAASPENSSSCKTPQYQLPIDISLTAVTPVYSKDYPTAPEDYENSSEYAGKPSKSCGRAQPRRVSFEKYNFPRKYDGKEQWSCSIKDLSKFDISTQLTLRKKQRFIKERTTLNRLEELTVTPLPEDDKPSVDETPDLVQSETANAAGGATDAEATVFSSEFESFMRLNKWCAGSNDRKKNAEVVYAELTGEWSRPRVYICGACAERYTTLKELEEHKSASHPNVWCMHFEFSGDQRELYKHLVFLPGRSSSPTPSMKTRQQTIAANQSPEKVCTKCAKSCVSLGELHRHMLECGGDQAWLLGLFGNGKKKCKWRPFGSRSRRRRQRGMKRNIQNSQTPRNAAPRERPPPSGPRVRPSDRKCESIQKMLANLPAKRATRKVLQENAARSQGRLRNIQSRQIQNKQVLRNKLLKNAKSFHRKKNLREEKQQEDNATADADEVAEAAAAVQPRKQHLRNARVLGKKKNIKAAELPRRTIKLRSAIAEQSEEEEPKKRAAKAAPEEEVKPRKKKQQESLNASLKARSQLRTNDGKFARKNLVSLDAKSRRSINDPVRLLTRSKLRAAAKLAWKEHTKISRRITRLRSLDAVEKSVDKEDVEPEAVKSAKVTSRTASIEEKPVEQLPVYCGRGRRPKKLVEATRLAAEAAAANDTETSSEPKTRRSSIVAAQQKTRRSTASLDVSSSDLSKKSSKASPAPTPSPEDKLGSTTRSNSRAKRDVKEKSEPAAESANKKTAKEVSDKKTPKRVDKKASPTSERSDDLELPMEAPSSVKKEKVGVVRKSPRNKDSDVKESAEETATKLEDKVEESSQTEPVKDSEKKDVAVTATLEPKETDDKVEKEEEDKDKGDASESAVKKAVHGKRRGRVKRVVEKVEEQLQAPETAVAVEETVKAEEAEPPKDTSETEEPNPTPAEISAGDDSCSKSSSSSNLQNLSLEHLQQESSNSNMDSGKENSSETIINMSKLKVVRPKKTRGLRRDNKAVSTKRSLNSVIGILTEGVNVPVESSQDATVVLTVQTTVDADVNSNPENACQNSEQPSVESSCSSAEESNNISAEVCDTSASDSASAPLSVELEKTSEEKVKEVPEETKTEKQDVPKVSEESEKITATPIPEKKNDIEVKPSVAVTVVEQPANDIILDLSRRKPKGKGSFLEKIVSKIAKKKDVSLEGESSCHLDIAHVSVECQKNLENVEKKKIQEANSTKVTEEIKIESLLNRDTSVKLSKSATVNIVNNTESTVLPENNVVVDSALPKEDKVEDSNVTELTLVKPVEIQEEVNKPESKVEEKSSELLNGAIENMDSDKSVESESKVAVVEEKEMEAKPGRKQKSKKRSFESNSPKKNKKKSVESENADDDDDDDNKEEICLADIMKLIDRPKSSEAQSDARAEVVQGSVKPGKRKSPDDEAELNSVSTSIEDSAASIKCTKDNELTKKSRRKSSQKKNKSEISKLADESRADKEVNDKNDSNVILEKENIEIKVTSDSNEGVMEQISAITLGPMAEVEKTKIDESIKPDIEIEKDEPLVTKPISEVETPEQTEENMGTDNVTEQISVSDDTGAREKPTRRKKKGSKKNSIIQKPELTEKSPVAADDESFKIPESTEIAKPSKKRSSKRKSNAKTISNDQDLEKDEDETTDKLDDKSDLSNDNFDQYSSMSESEDRSTPKRISRRSTRSNKTLEIEDAFGSVKESDESDVSSVNEMDSSRPRRSQRKAAMVDSSRDVSVSSVDENNSSSESKPEKKRNSSRKAKKNVSLVDEHLELFSDNEVFAEPVSQEIDKSVTEEIVENNADKSLDEVEKQPSVEIETAENIEVEEESAVMHKDEQKVEETLDANKKDDAAETLPMPITDKVENAELQLSSVDETLDLADKQLSMNQEVSALELDESGNPDLQTPKKRLAGNFAIVTKSGKILIVEKKKKLTKEAAKFFCDVCATSFTRKSSLKKHNLSQSHILQLTMSSDKDVSKQIQDFSGQPVNLSKDVDEKIVEEEKENENRVIENQQVYNRDLEQTSPENLVIKDRKPAIEKEIVEEPLNMSIGKTTPIIMDTIPANVLHIREPPLRSPEEELEDEMLDEEICKITENMSHDEYVLTDHVSPVTPEAASTPVKEVETPAKVPAPIIKAAPKMKKEKKKKNLADEHLDLDTPVPTKVSQAVAETPSDASVQNDPIEDKNFEEDSILNKSEEETINESLNGISEAEVESEPVSSKKSSSKKDKKSKKNQAKKDEENESKRTNRSKNQNISQDVNPNVLESSRPKRNQLRPSYKEDDFDIIEPLNDRRESSRPKRDRSNLSLVESDQSDFENDESLRKSKDTSKTRRDKSNASVTETETSDAEKDVSMKKGKGKKNQNKKKSAKSTKEQDSKKLVDKEAEGVVDQNSELSAETLNTELVETDESIVKEKVDEEQGNVSVKTKKGKKTKTTPVENESASIQEYEAKMEEEKPIVEEIPITNQKQAKSKKNQNKRKKKNAQKDESILESSKDEFDQANFSETSSAKQVGEKSHDENSKPSNLLESSLEASENTLISQTEITIPSLPIRSSRSHLESASKDSDSKQSSIFPHLGGENFKSFEDSKNDLTASMLTGFDSDENSLDTNMSVDIQKLLNDPEMTTEITKQPDEDSQGTDNIEPVDVLNIKKPETQKSSTPSLVTAEEETTEIEAKEDVKKTLINKAVSKRSQKASKSAEGKKSKKRSGHKSRNDSNKVVNDVSSLSEDSENAEEKEDDSKLQKSKNKIVKSVFGRVFGGEKIDKVKEVLDDWQSRSENNSSDDSESEKSTRHSRSRSRKSLRNGGSIKKSAEASGRSRQSKKRAEELISRAFNDDSPVPGGKIQRSSRRSQAKSMSPSNDKSESDDEDDEQEDEKIEKRAVSSSRRGKKRTNAKNLDSSIVESKQAKYQSNVEDDDGEVVNKSEESQVSQSTTGHQKVQSCEVENTNTNTNEEDEDDELNSRMSAVYARDTSEDEDNTLRSSSSSEHDVEKPREESRKSRKKKKISRRVSSGFTSSEKVVIRSPQVLARHETDADGPTEVVTIAPTDAIEDNALDLEMSIVEKIPEKPARQTTKVLNFDEELFVECCSRLKATSEKEFRGAKKIKLDHSGDQAATSAYHHQHHHRKDEQIGGYKPTKDRWRDVESQNSLGSLLESVNQLLGEDYNSREKEYASTSPTKRSRGHHHHHHHHHHHHHGHNRHHHSHHHNVERSVSPEDSQVQRAAVDDNLGYDDSLDVAFEHNNKLRNKIQQRMRESENLIATSFGQKHSSPAPAAEAYDGYGYESKTKMNNGLGGLLDKALSNLLHHNEKHDHNGSAPMKLLAELACARAPTSTTPTVPEKPPKSSPTHEELDTSTEILEPAYESHRELKSPKKSKNPIKELFERKKELYDKKQQLEKLKLSSPKSSEKSRKQKKVKVVQHNIPIIRTSQYRGGIAERKKRRDIGGLLSKKKDHQSKEIKDIYDFDDEESVSDPGFTSVLSYRSKIDEPSRESTMNALLSKTIGETLMNGKSIAAMGDNLKNMVDRKFRDIEKFAPKAKTPVNAVVCEEKQQQPNVRGPMDVFVERRQKSKRSSGERSSSKHAGKSKRKSGKGAKKKSRNAWYEDDSSDEFVTKLKADDIQGVGISKSQRTCSKGKQNLFAEISSTSSESEFERDLGDEDDFEPKLVVAEPPNNDVTDEQEGTKEKENLANDESQNVESHEDVWRRSRAKSDSPLHDHKKSESEELSDHPLVIDENHKEPADIEQRTNSDDETEERTFELDDLYREDSSIADSDRDELSIAAEDKSNSLLKAPETTSQSLQDKKSSTENYISIEDALDLLDRPLEETSKKGRSSSSTITAVKQFTPDVFQKDKRMQEIDDSQDDDEATPAVATKLDELPEKLSGNEKPQRQPDNLPLHVFLSRKVQESKKRKQQQELKKLIEEQERIMLDLQPTRRQRKCAIGKQGLLAEISSSDEELSIPYNRKSGDKSDNSEKMRNKQKQRESKEKRKERYIEKKHEQMIAKEQKAIEEEIMRELEEKRLSAASEASGSEKDEKKPTPEEISAETREKTFMPKHDKASPKKHSHKQKSREILDESDSCNTNKIKRPKSTMKATTDTENDEVNTSIEAAPPKKKRPANKSPQKAKKSQQKAESKTPSESKKSKQSPSNASRSKSRPTSLNRGKETKEQQSRALSNKRESDLDSDEELKATKSWNKVDEGVGVAIGRRKRAAANQLYYWSSSSDDEDEEKQLAAAMAASAAASAQGTAANNVPVTTATLDVQQEDDRQEQHGWIVGDSHKKMITMLAMEKQMKEKRRRSENDEQSPGGGNSAPAGGKGKSKKHRNSTS